A genomic stretch from Bacillus sp. N1-1 includes:
- the queA gene encoding tRNA preQ1(34) S-adenosylmethionine ribosyltransferase-isomerase QueA, whose protein sequence is MNVNDFDFELPERLIAQTPLKERTKSRLMVLDPLQQKLQHREFSNLEEYINPGDCLVLNDTRVMPARLYGSKEETGAKIEVLLLKQMEEDEWETLVKPAKRVKPGTVISFGDGRLTAVCKESLEHGGRVLEFQYEGVFYEILDQLGEMPLPPYITETLDDQDRYQTVFAKHRGSAAAPTAGLHFTEEMLQRLEDKGVHVAFITLHVGLGTFRPVSVDNILEHEMHGEFYQLTKGTAELLNRVREEGGRIISVGTTSTRTLETVASAHDGRFEESSGWTDIFIYPGYTFKAIDGLITNFHLPQSTLIMLVSALAGRDFVLSAYRTAVEEEYRFFSFGDAMLILEGSTKE, encoded by the coding sequence ATGAACGTAAATGATTTTGATTTTGAACTTCCCGAAAGATTGATTGCGCAAACACCGTTAAAAGAACGGACGAAATCGCGATTAATGGTATTAGACCCATTACAGCAAAAACTTCAGCATAGAGAGTTCTCCAATTTGGAGGAATATATCAATCCTGGCGATTGTCTTGTCTTGAATGATACGCGTGTTATGCCTGCCAGACTATATGGTTCAAAAGAAGAAACGGGTGCCAAAATAGAAGTTCTGCTTCTTAAGCAAATGGAAGAGGATGAGTGGGAGACGCTTGTTAAACCTGCCAAGCGAGTAAAGCCGGGCACTGTGATTTCATTTGGAGATGGCCGTTTGACAGCCGTATGCAAAGAGTCTCTTGAACATGGTGGGCGTGTGCTGGAGTTTCAATACGAAGGGGTTTTTTATGAAATCCTTGATCAACTTGGTGAAATGCCACTACCTCCATATATTACAGAAACGCTTGATGATCAAGATCGCTATCAAACCGTTTTTGCAAAGCATAGAGGGTCTGCTGCAGCACCAACTGCCGGTCTGCATTTTACTGAAGAAATGCTTCAGCGTCTAGAAGACAAGGGGGTTCATGTAGCTTTTATTACGCTGCATGTCGGTCTGGGCACATTCCGCCCGGTTTCCGTAGACAACATCCTTGAGCATGAAATGCATGGTGAGTTTTATCAGCTTACAAAAGGAACGGCAGAGCTTTTAAATCGTGTTCGAGAAGAGGGTGGGCGGATTATTTCAGTTGGCACAACTTCGACAAGAACGCTTGAGACGGTAGCTTCAGCCCATGACGGCCGTTTTGAAGAATCGTCAGGTTGGACCGATATCTTTATTTACCCTGGTTATACGTTTAAAGCAATCGATGGACTGATTACTAACTTTCACCTGCCTCAGTCAACATTGATCATGCTCGTAAGCGCTCTTGCGGGAAGAGATTTTGTACTTTCCGCTTATCGTACGGCTGTTGAAGAAGAATACCGATTCTTCAGTTTTGGTGATGCAATGTTGATTTTGGAAGGGAGTACGAAAGAATGA
- a CDS encoding DUF2905 domain-containing protein — protein sequence MGISKLFIVLGIAFLAIGVLWSFVGKLPGDLVIKRGNTTFFFPIVTSIIVSIVLSLLFFIIGRFR from the coding sequence ATGGGCATTTCAAAGCTATTTATCGTGTTAGGGATCGCTTTTTTAGCTATTGGGGTTTTGTGGTCCTTTGTCGGTAAATTACCTGGTGATCTGGTAATTAAAAGAGGAAACACAACATTCTTTTTTCCAATCGTTACTTCTATCATCGTTAGTATTGTTCTGTCACTACTCTTTTTTATTATAGGTAGGTTCAGATAA
- the ruvB gene encoding Holliday junction branch migration DNA helicase RuvB, whose protein sequence is MEDRILSGEQVGDDSSVEYSLRPQRLAQYIGQEKVKRNLEVFIEAAKMREEPLDHVLLYGPPGLGKTTLSAIIANEMEVNLRTTSGPAIERPGDLAAILTALEPGDVLFIDEIHRLPRSVEEVLYPAMEDYCLDIVIGKGETARSVRLDLPPFTLVGATTRAGLLTAPLRDRFGVLSRLEYYLEDELQTIIMRTADIFNVEMDQNAAVELARRSRGTPRIANRLLKRVRDFAQVKGDGVISSSLAAQALEMMQVDPLGLDHIDHKLLLAIIEKFRGGPVGVDTIAATIGEESHTIEDVYEPFLLQIGFLQRTPRGRMVMPHVYEHFGMEVPK, encoded by the coding sequence GTGGAAGATCGCATTCTATCTGGAGAACAAGTCGGTGACGACTCATCCGTAGAATATAGCCTCCGTCCTCAGCGATTAGCTCAGTATATTGGACAAGAAAAAGTAAAGCGAAATCTTGAAGTGTTTATTGAAGCGGCAAAAATGCGCGAAGAGCCTCTGGATCATGTTTTGTTATATGGTCCTCCAGGCCTCGGTAAAACGACCCTTTCCGCTATCATTGCTAATGAGATGGAAGTAAATTTACGTACAACATCAGGTCCTGCCATTGAACGACCTGGAGATTTGGCAGCTATTTTAACGGCGCTTGAACCTGGGGATGTTTTATTTATTGATGAAATTCATCGTCTTCCGAGAAGCGTAGAAGAAGTGCTTTATCCTGCTATGGAAGACTACTGTTTGGATATTGTGATTGGAAAGGGGGAAACGGCCAGGTCCGTTCGACTGGATCTACCGCCATTTACACTTGTAGGTGCGACGACAAGAGCAGGGTTATTAACGGCCCCTTTACGAGACCGGTTTGGTGTCTTAAGCAGACTTGAATATTATCTAGAAGATGAATTACAAACGATTATCATGAGAACAGCTGATATTTTTAATGTAGAAATGGATCAGAATGCCGCTGTTGAACTAGCGCGTCGCTCTCGTGGAACACCGCGAATCGCTAATCGTTTGTTAAAGCGAGTAAGAGATTTCGCTCAAGTAAAAGGAGATGGAGTCATCTCGTCTTCGCTTGCTGCACAGGCGTTAGAGATGATGCAGGTAGATCCGCTCGGACTCGATCATATTGACCACAAGCTTCTGTTAGCGATTATAGAAAAGTTTCGTGGTGGACCTGTTGGCGTTGATACGATTGCTGCCACCATTGGAGAAGAAAGTCATACGATTGAAGATGTGTATGAGCCATTCCTTCTTCAAATTGGATTTCTACAGCGCACGCCGCGTGGACGTATGGTGATGCCTCATGTATACGAACACTTTGGTATGGAGGTTCCGAAATAA
- the ruvA gene encoding Holliday junction branch migration protein RuvA, giving the protein MIEYIKGTVEYIDTEYIVVESNSIGYKIYCGNPFEFQKYRNQSIQIFTHHYVREDLIALYGFPTREERLLFEKLLNVSGIGPKGAVAILATGEPDKVVSAIEMEDEKFLTKFPGVGKKTARQIILDLKGKLKGFGAPIEGLFAVDEVQEEGAHELDEALEALKALGYAEREIKKVKPKLLEETLTTDQYIKKALQLMLKQ; this is encoded by the coding sequence TTGATTGAATATATTAAAGGCACGGTTGAATATATTGATACAGAATACATTGTGGTGGAGTCCAATTCGATTGGCTATAAAATCTATTGTGGCAATCCGTTTGAGTTTCAGAAATATCGAAATCAATCGATTCAAATTTTTACGCACCATTATGTGAGAGAAGATTTAATTGCTCTTTATGGTTTCCCAACCCGAGAAGAGCGCCTTTTATTTGAGAAACTGTTAAATGTATCAGGAATTGGTCCTAAAGGAGCCGTTGCTATTTTAGCGACTGGCGAACCTGACAAGGTTGTTAGTGCCATCGAGATGGAAGATGAAAAATTCTTAACGAAGTTTCCTGGTGTAGGAAAGAAAACAGCGCGTCAAATTATCCTTGATTTAAAAGGAAAGCTAAAAGGTTTTGGAGCTCCAATTGAAGGATTGTTTGCAGTGGACGAGGTGCAAGAAGAAGGCGCTCATGAACTTGATGAAGCGTTAGAAGCACTGAAAGCACTTGGCTACGCCGAGCGAGAAATTAAGAAGGTTAAACCAAAACTGTTAGAAGAAACGCTAACAACCGATCAGTATATCAAGAAAGCCCTTCAGCTTATGCTGAAGCAATAA
- a CDS encoding BofC C-terminal domain-containing protein — MKNLYPLILLGFLLIFGGTTAEAFDPSNDLATVTPESLQAEGPLIIEVELRTNYADGVTTKQSVYETIWAMEDFWSQYADWQLVDQEEGKMVFERNFEDISPASKQNGHFGLTEDGVLTIFDGDPADEKVIQTFFQIDVGKLESQRREQLMDGIPVESWYQFEDVIQSFSKIKSKPVQ; from the coding sequence ATGAAAAACCTTTATCCGCTCATTCTGTTAGGTTTCCTTCTAATTTTTGGTGGAACAACGGCCGAAGCTTTCGACCCTAGTAACGATTTAGCAACGGTAACACCAGAGTCTCTGCAGGCGGAAGGTCCGTTAATCATTGAAGTAGAACTACGAACGAATTATGCAGATGGAGTGACAACAAAACAATCCGTGTATGAAACGATTTGGGCAATGGAGGATTTTTGGAGTCAATATGCAGACTGGCAACTTGTCGATCAGGAAGAAGGAAAAATGGTTTTTGAACGGAATTTTGAAGATATTTCTCCTGCAAGTAAACAAAATGGCCATTTTGGTTTAACGGAGGATGGTGTTCTTACCATTTTTGATGGTGACCCTGCCGATGAGAAAGTGATTCAAACGTTCTTCCAAATTGATGTAGGGAAGCTTGAAAGTCAAAGGCGAGAACAACTTATGGATGGCATACCTGTAGAATCATGGTATCAGTTTGAAGATGTGATTCAATCTTTTTCGAAAATCAAAAGCAAACCTGTCCAATAG
- a CDS encoding YebC/PmpR family DNA-binding transcriptional regulator, which produces MAGHSKWKNIQRRKNAQDAKRGKVFMKLAKEIFVAAKQGGGDPETNPSLRLAVDKAKSSNMPNDNIDRAIKKATGDLNGVQYENVIYEGYGPGGAAIMVQLLTDNKNRAAADVRHAFNKNNGNMGENGCVSFLFNRKGLLIIDRSENVLDGEELMLQVIESGAEEMETTEEAYEIYTDPQEFHIVKQHLEAGGLTFSSAEVTMIPETYAPLRDEDGANMVKLIEQLEDNDDVQEVYHNAEINDEVYEQL; this is translated from the coding sequence ATGGCTGGACATTCCAAATGGAAAAATATTCAGCGTAGAAAAAACGCACAGGATGCGAAGCGTGGAAAAGTATTTATGAAGCTAGCGAAGGAAATTTTTGTCGCTGCTAAGCAAGGAGGAGGCGATCCGGAAACAAATCCTTCTTTAAGACTCGCGGTTGATAAAGCGAAATCATCAAATATGCCGAACGACAACATTGATCGTGCGATAAAGAAAGCCACTGGTGATCTGAATGGTGTTCAGTATGAAAATGTTATATATGAAGGCTATGGACCAGGTGGCGCAGCCATCATGGTTCAATTGCTCACAGATAATAAAAATCGTGCTGCGGCGGATGTACGGCATGCTTTTAATAAAAATAATGGTAACATGGGCGAAAATGGTTGTGTATCCTTTCTATTTAATCGGAAAGGCTTACTGATCATTGACCGCTCTGAAAATGTACTTGATGGAGAGGAATTGATGCTCCAGGTCATTGAATCCGGTGCAGAAGAAATGGAAACAACGGAGGAAGCCTATGAGATTTATACGGATCCACAGGAGTTTCACATTGTTAAGCAGCATCTCGAAGCAGGAGGCTTAACATTCTCATCTGCAGAAGTTACGATGATTCCAGAAACGTATGCCCCTTTAAGGGATGAGGATGGTGCTAACATGGTGAAGCTAATTGAACAGCTTGAAGATAATGATGATGTTCAGGAAGTTTATCATAATGCAGAAATAAATGATGAGGTGTATGAGCAACTATAA